In one window of Ruminococcus hominis DNA:
- the recD2 gene encoding SF1B family DNA helicase RecD2 — protein MRCRFKHKIFQNEENGYTIAIFTTQDTSVPLSARDKYLASRNIIGFSAIGFGLPLTDEIELEMEGRWESGEHGTQYQVENFMEVVPRTKEGILGYLSSGAIKGIGPKMADTIFRKFGLQTLEIMENNPQELLKIRGISEKKLAAIVESYGKNQVFRELMTFLAPFKVTPKKVNMILKKFGNESVDIIRHRPYMLSAVKGFGFLTVDAIGRQCCCALNDPMRISGCIGHIMNQAMKEGHLFKQRQEVIREALEILNRDLQVMAVSEQDVSQVLYRLVLQKSIVVEEERIYSIRQYEEETQTASMIARRLLEKPVLLSIEPELEKAQKTLGITLSETQKQAVRMVFAHPISIITGGPGTGKTTVLKVILYIHQALCRSEVQLMAPTGRAARRMVESTGCENASTMHLALGLLGDDTDFEPDFEYLSAGFLNVDEVSMVDMHLAYEFFRRVSRHARVLLVGDKNQLPSVGAGDVFRQLIACGLIPVTVLDLVYRQGALSSIPYNAKLMQENKTNLSFGEDFQFIACKGADEAAEIVRRIYLDEIAKNGMDQVQILTPYRKRSAAGVDELNKSLEDFVNPPIAGKKELHIGSQVFRVGDKILQNKNTEMASNGDLGRILDCITDEDGNARAVIGFPDGRQVQYEADQMEMIEHANATTIHKAQGSECPVVIIPWVKAFYMMLKRNILYTGVTRAKSKVYLVGEWAAVCQAIHTDDSGTRNTILSERIVQYYDQYQSEQKPEMEQLKLVV, from the coding sequence ATGAGGTGCAGATTTAAACATAAGATTTTCCAGAATGAGGAGAATGGGTATACGATTGCCATATTCACCACACAGGATACGTCTGTCCCCCTGTCAGCCAGAGACAAATATCTGGCATCCCGGAATATCATCGGCTTCTCAGCGATTGGATTCGGTCTTCCGCTTACAGACGAGATTGAGCTTGAGATGGAAGGCAGATGGGAGAGCGGAGAGCATGGAACTCAGTATCAGGTGGAAAATTTCATGGAGGTTGTACCACGGACAAAGGAGGGTATCTTAGGATACCTTTCTTCCGGTGCAATCAAAGGTATCGGTCCCAAGATGGCAGATACTATTTTCCGGAAGTTTGGGCTTCAGACACTGGAAATCATGGAAAACAACCCGCAGGAACTCTTGAAGATCCGTGGAATTTCCGAGAAGAAGCTGGCTGCTATTGTGGAGTCCTATGGAAAAAACCAGGTGTTCCGGGAACTGATGACGTTTCTGGCGCCTTTTAAGGTAACACCCAAAAAAGTGAATATGATTCTGAAGAAATTCGGAAATGAATCGGTGGATATTATCCGGCACCGCCCTTACATGCTGAGTGCAGTCAAAGGCTTCGGGTTTCTGACTGTGGATGCGATCGGAAGACAGTGCTGCTGTGCACTCAATGATCCCATGCGGATATCCGGGTGCATCGGACATATCATGAATCAGGCAATGAAAGAAGGACATCTGTTTAAGCAGCGTCAGGAGGTTATCAGGGAAGCACTGGAAATACTGAACCGGGATCTGCAGGTCATGGCAGTATCGGAGCAGGATGTCAGTCAGGTGCTTTACCGGCTGGTGCTGCAAAAAAGCATTGTTGTGGAGGAAGAACGGATCTATTCTATCCGGCAGTATGAAGAAGAAACACAGACCGCTTCCATGATAGCCAGACGGCTTTTGGAGAAGCCGGTTTTGCTGTCCATTGAACCGGAGCTGGAAAAGGCACAGAAGACACTGGGGATCACGCTGTCAGAAACACAGAAACAGGCAGTGCGGATGGTGTTTGCACATCCCATCAGTATTATTACCGGAGGTCCCGGAACCGGAAAGACAACGGTTCTCAAGGTGATTCTCTATATCCATCAGGCGTTATGCAGGTCAGAGGTACAGCTTATGGCTCCGACCGGACGTGCGGCAAGACGTATGGTGGAGAGTACCGGCTGTGAAAATGCATCCACGATGCATCTGGCCCTGGGGCTTTTGGGAGATGATACGGATTTTGAACCGGATTTTGAGTACCTGTCTGCCGGATTTCTAAATGTAGATGAGGTGTCCATGGTGGACATGCATCTTGCCTATGAATTTTTCCGGCGGGTTAGCAGACATGCCAGAGTCCTTTTAGTCGGGGATAAGAACCAGCTTCCATCCGTAGGAGCCGGGGATGTGTTCCGGCAACTGATTGCCTGCGGGCTGATTCCGGTCACGGTACTGGATCTGGTTTACCGGCAGGGCGCTTTGAGCAGCATACCTTATAATGCAAAACTGATGCAGGAGAATAAGACTAATCTGAGCTTTGGGGAGGATTTTCAGTTCATTGCCTGTAAAGGAGCAGATGAAGCGGCAGAGATTGTCCGGAGGATTTATCTGGACGAGATTGCAAAAAACGGCATGGATCAGGTACAGATCCTGACTCCGTATCGGAAACGCAGTGCTGCCGGAGTGGATGAATTGAACAAATCTCTGGAGGATTTTGTAAATCCGCCAATCGCAGGGAAGAAGGAACTGCATATCGGCAGTCAGGTGTTCCGGGTTGGCGATAAGATTTTACAGAATAAAAATACCGAGATGGCGAGTAACGGCGATCTGGGCAGGATACTGGACTGTATCACGGATGAGGATGGAAATGCCAGGGCAGTGATCGGATTCCCGGATGGGCGGCAGGTGCAATATGAAGCTGACCAGATGGAAATGATCGAACATGCTAACGCAACAACCATCCATAAGGCACAGGGTTCCGAATGTCCGGTTGTCATCATCCCTTGGGTAAAAGCCTTTTATATGATGCTGAAGCGCAATATTCTCTATACCGGAGTGACCAGAGCGAAAAGCAAGGTTTATCTGGTAGGGGAATGGGCTGCAGTCTGTCAGGCAATCCATACGGATGACAGCGGGACAAGGAACACCATTCTGAGTGAGCGGATCGTACAGTATTACGATCAGTATCAGAGTGAACAGAAACCGGAAATGGAGCAGTTAAAACTTGTTGTTTAA
- a CDS encoding YqaJ viral recombinase family protein, with the protein MNNKAEYTPEKVVDISNLSREDWLEYRKKGIGGSDVAAIMGISPFATIRDLFYNKTGVQPVIQEEEESNWVAKEVGHRLEDLVAEIFSKKTGLEVFPVRVMFRHPLYPFMLADVDFFVRMPDGTFAILECKTCNYNAKDKWADEGIPAHYVLQVRHYLSVMNMQKAFIACLYGNNENEFVYRTIERDLIEEEDIIDQETYFWQEHVLKNVVPPHNGNSDLVLANIRNYGGFADKSIPEIVLSGLESKNLEKYLTLSEEKSQLEKRKKEIEAEQRAISVPFVEQLGQGCKAVLEDGTNRYRITYNPTRRTSVGKDQMEKLKNQHPDIYEEYTKTTESRTFRIKKEAA; encoded by the coding sequence ATGAATAACAAAGCAGAGTATACACCGGAAAAGGTTGTGGATATCAGTAACCTGTCAAGAGAAGACTGGTTGGAATACCGCAAAAAAGGAATCGGCGGCAGTGATGTAGCGGCAATCATGGGGATCTCTCCATTTGCCACTATCCGGGATCTGTTTTACAACAAAACAGGTGTGCAGCCGGTCATTCAGGAGGAAGAGGAAAGCAACTGGGTTGCCAAGGAAGTCGGACACCGGTTGGAAGATCTGGTGGCAGAAATCTTTTCCAAAAAGACCGGACTGGAAGTATTTCCGGTACGTGTCATGTTCCGGCATCCATTATATCCGTTCATGCTTGCAGATGTGGATTTTTTTGTTCGTATGCCGGATGGGACATTTGCGATTCTGGAATGTAAAACCTGCAATTATAATGCGAAAGATAAGTGGGCTGATGAGGGTATTCCAGCTCATTATGTGCTGCAGGTAAGGCATTATCTGTCTGTGATGAATATGCAGAAAGCCTTTATCGCATGCCTGTATGGAAATAACGAGAATGAGTTTGTGTATCGCACCATTGAGCGTGATCTGATTGAGGAAGAAGACATCATTGATCAGGAAACGTATTTCTGGCAGGAACATGTATTGAAAAATGTAGTACCGCCGCATAACGGGAATTCCGATCTGGTTCTGGCAAATATCCGTAATTATGGTGGTTTTGCAGACAAATCTATTCCGGAAATTGTGCTTTCCGGTCTGGAATCAAAAAATCTTGAGAAGTATCTTACCCTTTCGGAGGAAAAGTCACAGTTGGAAAAACGGAAAAAGGAAATCGAAGCAGAACAGCGGGCAATCAGTGTTCCTTTTGTGGAACAGCTGGGGCAGGGCTGCAAGGCAGTGCTGGAGGACGGTACGAACCGTTACCGTATTACCTATAATCCGACCAGACGTACTTCGGTTGGGAAAGACCAGATGGAGAAGCTGAAAAACCAGCATCCGGATATCTATGAGGAATATACAAAAACAACGGAGAGCCGTACTTTCCGAATTAAGAAGGAGGCGGCGTAA
- a CDS encoding 2-ketoisovalerate ferredoxin oxidoreductase: MRIIGNEQEIEWAKEALRNQCNDCPYLDCCNEKAKEESKQCGTVRFGCREYLKEKIEFVVEK; this comes from the coding sequence GTGCGGATTATAGGAAATGAGCAGGAAATTGAATGGGCGAAGGAAGCACTGCGGAATCAATGTAACGATTGTCCCTACTTGGACTGCTGTAATGAAAAGGCGAAAGAGGAGTCAAAGCAGTGTGGAACGGTTCGGTTTGGCTGCCGGGAGTATCTGAAAGAGAAGATTGAATTCGTAGTAGAAAAATAG
- a CDS encoding helix-turn-helix domain-containing protein, which yields MDKNFIGERISELRLKKNVSEYQMSLDLGKNKSYIQSLTSGRSLPTMQSFLDICDYLEVTPQQFFDSELHNLPLIDKATDLMKQLDDEDMLALISMLNRLALKRK from the coding sequence ATGGATAAAAACTTTATTGGAGAACGCATCAGCGAACTGCGTTTAAAGAAAAATGTATCTGAATATCAGATGAGTCTGGATCTTGGCAAAAATAAAAGCTACATCCAGTCCCTCACTTCCGGACGTTCTCTGCCTACCATGCAGAGCTTTCTGGATATCTGTGACTATCTGGAAGTCACTCCTCAACAGTTCTTCGATTCAGAGCTGCACAATCTTCCTCTGATTGACAAAGCAACTGATCTGATGAAACAACTCGATGACGAGGATATGCTTGCGCTCATTTCCATGCTGAATCGTCTGGCTCTAAAACGCAAATAG
- a CDS encoding DUF3173 domain-containing protein: MITVTKRDLIELGYGPSFAADIIKKAKELMVEKGHTYYQSRKLDRVPKEAVEELLGITLPDKQE, from the coding sequence ATGATAACTGTAACAAAAAGGGATTTGATTGAATTAGGCTACGGTCCTTCCTTTGCTGCTGATATTATCAAAAAAGCAAAGGAACTTATGGTAGAAAAGGGGCATACCTATTATCAATCCAGAAAATTAGACAGGGTTCCAAAAGAAGCCGTTGAAGAATTATTAGGGATTACTTTGCCCGATAAGCAAGAATGA
- a CDS encoding tyrosine-type recombinase/integrase: MAKDPIKKAENGTYYFRANLGYHPVTGKQIQKYRSGFSTKKEARAEYSKLILASTEELADKKEDITFKKFIEEIYLPWYKTQVKESTYKNRYSTIQKHFAYFYKKKVSEIEAINVQTWQLKLAKQFSPNYVRIVQGMLCLAFDRAIILGLAKKNPARMIGNIKSKKVKIDFWTLEEFQKVISLLYKGDYYEHYLFISFWLLFMTGMRIGEAAALQWDDIDFETGMLIISKTLYYKTMNDYKFVEPKTQASNRTIYIDADTIKELQEWKAVQAKVLPNCGFVLSYNSTPTSKTTLPRALEKLANLAGVHRIKIHALRHSHASLLISMGENPLLIKERLGHEKIQTTLGTYGHLYPNTNIEIAKKLTGVLSYQSASQSIANYTSNQHTAMYHKEI; encoded by the coding sequence ATGGCAAAAGATCCAATTAAAAAAGCAGAAAACGGCACTTATTATTTTCGAGCCAACCTCGGATATCATCCTGTAACCGGAAAACAGATTCAAAAATACCGCAGCGGATTCTCAACAAAAAAAGAAGCCCGTGCCGAGTATTCCAAATTGATTCTTGCATCAACGGAAGAATTAGCTGATAAGAAGGAAGACATTACCTTCAAAAAGTTTATTGAAGAAATCTATCTTCCGTGGTACAAAACTCAGGTGAAAGAAAGTACCTACAAGAATCGTTACTCGACCATTCAAAAACACTTTGCCTATTTCTACAAGAAGAAAGTGTCCGAAATAGAAGCGATAAATGTACAGACCTGGCAGCTCAAGTTGGCAAAACAATTCAGTCCAAACTATGTACGCATTGTTCAGGGAATGTTATGTTTAGCTTTTGACCGGGCGATTATCCTCGGACTTGCAAAGAAGAATCCTGCCCGCATGATCGGCAATATCAAATCTAAAAAAGTAAAGATCGACTTCTGGACTTTGGAGGAGTTTCAGAAGGTAATATCCCTGCTGTACAAAGGTGACTACTACGAGCACTATCTCTTCATCTCGTTCTGGCTTTTATTTATGACTGGAATGCGTATTGGAGAGGCTGCCGCCTTACAGTGGGATGATATTGATTTTGAAACAGGTATGCTGATTATTAGTAAAACACTGTACTATAAAACAATGAATGACTACAAATTCGTTGAACCTAAGACGCAGGCAAGCAACCGTACCATTTATATTGATGCTGATACCATCAAGGAATTACAAGAATGGAAGGCGGTCCAGGCAAAGGTTTTACCAAATTGTGGATTCGTACTGAGTTATAACAGTACACCCACCAGCAAAACAACGCTTCCAAGAGCATTAGAGAAATTGGCAAATTTAGCTGGTGTCCACAGAATCAAAATTCATGCCCTGAGACATTCGCATGCTTCCCTGCTTATCAGCATGGGCGAAAATCCACTGCTGATTAAAGAGCGTCTTGGACATGAAAAAATACAGACGACACTAGGAACTTATGGTCATCTGTATCCAAACACCAATATTGAGATTGCAAAGAAGCTGACCGGGGTTCTCAGCTACCAGTCAGCTTCTCAAAGTATTGCTAATTATACCAGTAATCAGCATACTGCAATGTATCACAAAGAAATATAA
- a CDS encoding nucleotidyltransferase domain-containing protein has protein sequence MVRTEDACEIIKYALQNEIKVYLDGGWGVDALLKRESRIHNDIDLFVELKHYHDYIYVIKQHGFEEVNTDYTTDGHTVWKDDKQRIIDLHCFEFTDDGIVYEGDIFPSKTFSGIGKVGDITVSCIEPLSQVMLHLGYEHDKNDVHDVMLLCETFQIAIPDEYKEK, from the coding sequence ATGGTACGTACAGAAGATGCATGTGAAATTATAAAATATGCTTTGCAAAACGAAATTAAAGTATATTTAGATGGCGGATGGGGTGTTGATGCACTTCTTAAAAGAGAATCAAGAATACACAATGATATTGATTTGTTTGTTGAACTGAAACATTATCATGATTATATTTATGTGATTAAGCAGCATGGATTTGAGGAAGTAAATACTGATTATACAACGGATGGTCATACTGTCTGGAAAGATGATAAACAAAGAATCATTGATTTACATTGTTTTGAATTTACAGATGACGGAATTGTTTATGAGGGAGATATATTTCCATCAAAAACTTTTTCCGGTATTGGAAAAGTTGGAGATATAACTGTTTCTTGTATTGAACCATTGAGTCAGGTAATGCTTCATTTGGGATATGAACACGATAAAAATGATGTGCATGATGTGATGCTGTTGTGTGAAACATTTCAAATAGCAATACCAGATGAATATAAGGAAAAGTAA
- a CDS encoding ATP-binding cassette domain-containing protein, translating into MLQIKKLNLTHKKDLRIILNDFNLVLNDGDKAVIIGEEGNGKSTLMKWIYNPSLVENYIEADGERIMGHERLGYLPQEMLDEDKEKTIYEYFSEEEIFWEKTPKELSVIAGKFGMKNDFFYSNQTMGSLSGGEKVKTQLMRLFIRDVSVLLLDEPSNDIDIATLTLLEKIINDWKHIVLFISHDETLIERTANMVIHIEQIIRKTKARYTVAKLPYRRYVEERLHKFEIQKQRALSDRREKKIRDEKYQRVMQSVQGALRSCTRQAPSVAKNLKDKMHTVKAMERRFEKEDENMTQMPEQEEAIFVKLGDENSHIPAGKTVIEYELSKLVTPDGKRILAEGIHLKIKGSEKICMIGANGAGKTTLLKKIAEELLNRNDIKAEYMPQTYEDLLDLDVTPVDYLDKTGDKEERTRIRTYLGSLKYTPDEMEHPIRELSGGQKAKVLLLRMSLSGANVLILDEPTRNFSPLSGPVIRKMLREFPGAVISISHDRKYIEEVCDKIYQLNPNGLQLIGD; encoded by the coding sequence ATGTTGCAGATAAAAAAATTAAATTTAACACATAAAAAAGACCTGAGAATAATTCTTAATGATTTCAACCTTGTGCTAAATGATGGAGATAAGGCAGTTATTATTGGAGAAGAGGGAAATGGGAAATCGACATTAATGAAGTGGATATACAATCCGTCGCTTGTAGAAAACTATATAGAAGCAGATGGGGAAAGGATAATGGGACACGAACGTCTTGGTTATCTTCCGCAGGAGATGCTCGATGAAGATAAGGAAAAAACAATATACGAATATTTTTCTGAAGAGGAAATATTCTGGGAGAAAACGCCTAAAGAATTGTCTGTTATTGCGGGAAAATTTGGAATGAAAAATGATTTTTTCTACAGTAACCAGACAATGGGTAGTCTTTCAGGAGGCGAAAAAGTCAAGACACAACTTATGAGGCTTTTCATTCGCGATGTTTCTGTGCTGTTGTTGGACGAACCTTCCAATGACATCGACATTGCGACGCTTACATTACTGGAAAAAATCATAAATGACTGGAAGCACATTGTGCTTTTTATTTCACACGATGAAACGCTGATAGAGCGTACTGCCAACATGGTGATACATATCGAGCAGATTATACGAAAAACAAAGGCGAGATATACCGTGGCAAAGCTTCCCTATAGACGCTATGTGGAAGAACGGCTTCATAAATTTGAAATCCAAAAACAGCGGGCACTGAGTGACCGTAGGGAGAAAAAGATTCGCGATGAAAAATATCAAAGAGTTATGCAGAGTGTACAAGGTGCATTAAGAAGTTGTACCAGACAAGCACCGTCTGTTGCCAAAAACTTAAAGGACAAAATGCATACGGTTAAGGCAATGGAACGAAGATTTGAAAAAGAAGATGAAAATATGACTCAGATGCCGGAACAGGAAGAAGCAATCTTTGTCAAATTAGGGGATGAAAACTCACACATTCCCGCAGGAAAAACGGTCATAGAATATGAACTTTCAAAGCTTGTGACTCCGGATGGCAAAAGAATTTTAGCAGAAGGAATTCATTTAAAAATAAAAGGTTCAGAAAAAATCTGTATGATAGGAGCCAACGGGGCAGGAAAAACGACTCTTCTAAAAAAGATAGCGGAAGAACTCCTAAATCGGAATGACATTAAAGCAGAATATATGCCTCAAACTTATGAAGACCTGCTGGATTTGGATGTTACACCGGTTGATTACCTTGATAAAACAGGAGATAAAGAAGAGCGTACAAGAATTAGAACATACCTTGGTTCACTTAAATACACACCAGATGAAATGGAGCATCCGATTCGGGAGTTATCAGGCGGACAAAAGGCGAAAGTGCTTCTCTTGAGGATGAGCTTAAGTGGTGCAAATGTTCTTATTCTGGATGAACCGACAAGAAATTTTTCACCATTGTCCGGTCCGGTAATAAGAAAAATGCTCCGAGAATTTCCGGGGGCTGTCATTAGCATTTCTCACGATAGAAAGTATATTGAAGAGGTGTGCGATAAAATATATCAGCTAAATCCTAATGGATTACAGCTAATTGGTGATTGA
- a CDS encoding TnpV protein encodes MTKTIFEEMGGTYRQVGDYLLPNITVPAEEEIEPIGLWGKRHARHLKEHYKVLYMNLLTSGKLHSYLAEVDKQAEDMFLRLVKEYADRQDVTEQLKKDNPYEWIGRMNNIQACVREVVGTELIYT; translated from the coding sequence ATGACAAAGACAATTTTTGAAGAAATGGGCGGAACTTATAGACAGGTGGGTGATTATTTATTGCCGAACATCACAGTACCAGCCGAAGAAGAAATAGAGCCGATTGGTTTATGGGGGAAACGACATGCAAGGCATTTAAAGGAACACTATAAAGTGTTATATATGAACCTGCTGACAAGCGGAAAGCTGCATAGTTATCTTGCAGAAGTCGATAAGCAAGCAGAGGATATGTTTCTTCGACTGGTAAAGGAATATGCCGACAGACAAGATGTGACGGAACAATTAAAGAAAGATAATCCCTACGAATGGATTGGAAGAATGAATAATATTCAGGCTTGTGTGAGGGAAGTTGTAGGAACGGAGTTGATTTACACATAA
- a CDS encoding plasmid recombination protein, with the protein MQRTISAMVGKGSVNHNSRKFRAENVDGTRTHLNIDYCNENIKTVYHELFDEALERYNAKQIRSDRKIKDYYEKIRSSKQEKPFHEIILQVGGKGNMNADTENGELAKQILDEYYQGFQERNPQLRVFSAHLHMDEATPHLHIDFVPFTTGSKRGLDTRVSLKQALATQGFKGGSRGDTEWSQWIQSEKEQLAAVMERYGIEWEHLGTHEKHLSVLDYKKQEREKEVAALGAKIEQKQIEFDVLSERVLNYDKAKDELSNLEIELDTAPKYQLPEPEKFMTAKAYKTKMAEPVVRKLKQLVKTVLARCFEGWDNYHRLNTANAQLYRTNQRLEKVNERLTEENKILKAENKDYSLLRKVFGRKQIDDLLEQARTVKGRKRDNTRSR; encoded by the coding sequence ATGCAGAGAACGATAAGTGCAATGGTCGGTAAAGGCTCGGTCAATCACAATAGCCGAAAGTTCCGAGCAGAAAATGTAGACGGAACTCGTACTCATCTCAATATCGACTACTGCAATGAAAATATAAAGACAGTTTATCACGAATTGTTTGATGAAGCATTGGAAAGATACAATGCCAAGCAGATAAGGTCAGACCGAAAGATAAAAGATTATTATGAAAAAATCCGAAGTTCCAAGCAGGAAAAACCGTTCCACGAAATCATTTTACAGGTGGGCGGTAAGGGAAATATGAACGCCGATACGGAAAACGGAGAACTGGCAAAGCAGATTTTAGATGAATACTATCAGGGTTTTCAGGAGCGAAATCCACAGCTTCGGGTGTTCTCGGCTCATCTGCATATGGATGAAGCTACACCACATCTGCACATAGATTTTGTACCTTTTACCACAGGCAGCAAGCGTGGACTTGATACAAGAGTGTCACTAAAGCAGGCTCTTGCAACGCAAGGTTTTAAGGGCGGCAGTCGTGGCGATACGGAGTGGTCGCAATGGATACAGTCCGAAAAAGAACAGCTTGCGGCGGTGATGGAACGTTATGGGATTGAGTGGGAACATTTAGGCACACACGAAAAACATCTTTCTGTTTTGGATTATAAAAAGCAGGAAAGAGAAAAAGAAGTGGCGGCATTAGGTGCGAAAATCGAGCAGAAACAGATTGAATTTGATGTGTTGTCGGAACGAGTATTGAACTATGATAAGGCAAAAGACGAGCTGTCAAATCTTGAAATAGAGCTTGATACTGCACCGAAATATCAGTTGCCAGAACCAGAGAAATTTATGACTGCAAAGGCATATAAAACCAAAATGGCAGAGCCGGTTGTAAGGAAATTGAAGCAACTTGTCAAAACGGTGCTTGCCCGCTGCTTTGAGGGGTGGGACAACTATCATAGGCTGAATACAGCGAATGCACAGTTATACCGCACCAATCAGCGTTTGGAGAAAGTCAATGAAAGATTGACCGAAGAAAACAAAATCCTAAAAGCAGAAAATAAAGATTACAGCCTGCTCCGTAAGGTTTTTGGTCGCAAACAGATAGATGATTTGTTGGAGCAGGCAAGAACAGTTAAAGGTCGCAAGCGTGATAATACACGATCACGATAG
- a CDS encoding AAA family ATPase, giving the protein MENKKEMTIPNVSAATDAEQSLSKCTDNSIVNQDTDFKGYEQSFEEMQREILRQLDPSYLKTVSMTTLYDTVFEVQTPLIDGLLQRGTYLFVGSPKVGKSFMMAQLAYHISTGTPLWEYKVRKATVLYFALEDDYPRLQKRLFQMFGAKETGNLYFATECKTVNGGLEEQIRGFMREHPDTGLIIIDTLKRVREAGGADYSYASDYDVVARLKALADSYKVSMLIVHHTRKQKSEDIFDMISGTNGLMGAADGAFVLSKDKRTSNNATLDVAGRDQQDMKIHLVRDSERLVWNFAKSETEMWKEPPEPLLEKIADTLFSESDRWEGTASELCERLAVDIKPNVLSLRLSINASRLFRDYGIRYQNSRTHDGRKVSLWKETEQTA; this is encoded by the coding sequence ATGGAGAATAAAAAAGAAATGACTATTCCAAATGTATCTGCGGCAACAGATGCGGAACAGTCACTTTCCAAATGTACTGACAATAGTATAGTCAATCAGGATACGGATTTCAAGGGGTACGAGCAATCTTTTGAAGAAATGCAAAGGGAAATACTCAGACAGTTAGACCCTTCCTATCTGAAAACAGTATCAATGACAACGCTGTATGATACGGTGTTTGAGGTTCAGACACCACTTATCGACGGTCTGCTCCAAAGGGGAACTTACCTTTTCGTAGGTTCCCCGAAAGTGGGAAAGAGCTTTATGATGGCACAGCTTGCCTATCATATCAGCACAGGCACACCGCTTTGGGAGTATAAGGTGCGTAAGGCAACGGTGCTTTATTTTGCCCTTGAAGATGATTACCCACGTTTGCAGAAGCGATTGTTTCAGATGTTCGGTGCAAAGGAGACAGGCAATCTGTATTTCGCAACGGAATGTAAAACGGTCAATGGCGGACTGGAAGAACAGATAAGAGGGTTTATGAGGGAACACCCAGACACAGGCTTGATTATCATAGACACCTTAAAGCGTGTGCGTGAAGCAGGCGGAGCAGATTACAGCTACGCAAGTGATTATGATGTTGTGGCAAGGCTGAAAGCGTTGGCAGACAGTTACAAGGTTTCAATGCTTATTGTTCATCATACACGCAAACAAAAATCGGAAGATATATTCGATATGATTTCAGGCACGAATGGTCTGATGGGTGCGGCAGACGGTGCATTTGTTCTCAGTAAGGACAAGCGTACTTCCAACAATGCCACACTTGATGTTGCTGGCAGAGACCAGCAGGATATGAAAATCCATCTTGTAAGGGACAGCGAGCGATTGGTGTGGAACTTTGCAAAATCGGAAACGGAGATGTGGAAAGAACCGCCCGAACCTCTGCTTGAGAAGATAGCGGATACGCTCTTTTCGGAAAGTGACAGATGGGAAGGAACTGCTTCGGAACTTTGCGAAAGGCTTGCGGTGGATATAAAGCCGAATGTACTTTCTTTAAGGCTCAGTATCAACGCAAGCAGGCTGTTTCGTGATTACGGTATCCGTTATCAGAACAGCCGCACACACGACGGAAGAAAGGTTTCACTTTGGAAAGAAACCGAGCAGACGGCGTGA
- a CDS encoding plasmid mobilization protein — protein MSAKNRDNKNRWRNITVGFRVSPEENELINRAVALSGLPKQEYCYRRCLNQDVVVQGNPRVYKALKTEFATVLAELKRIEAGKGVDDELLSVIELISIILGGLKGEDANGE, from the coding sequence ATGTCAGCTAAGAACAGAGATAACAAAAATCGTTGGAGGAATATCACAGTAGGGTTTCGAGTATCGCCCGAAGAAAACGAACTCATTAACAGAGCTGTAGCTCTATCAGGATTGCCAAAACAGGAGTATTGTTACCGCCGTTGCTTAAATCAGGATGTGGTGGTACAGGGCAATCCGAGAGTGTATAAGGCGTTGAAAACGGAATTTGCCACAGTCCTTGCGGAACTGAAAAGGATTGAAGCAGGAAAAGGTGTGGATGATGAACTGCTGAGTGTAATAGAACTGATTTCCATTATTCTCGGCGGTTTGAAAGGAGAGGATGCGAATGGAGAATAA